Below is a window of Ornithodoros turicata isolate Travis chromosome 7, ASM3712646v1, whole genome shotgun sequence DNA.
ATGTGGATATGTTTTCCCTTAGTGCATGCTGCGCGCCTTCTGGCAACTCTGCGTAACCTTTTCCTCTCGACGAGTTCCACGTTTCGCTCTGTGAACTTCACCCATGCGGTTTGCCCGCGTGCTTTCTCCGTGTCCTTCGTGCTTTGGACGTGTGGTCCGTGCGGTAAGATACAAGTACTCTTGAGGGGAGTAATCGAGGGGAGGCTTGTAATACGCAgcgagtctttttttttaagaacaaAATGACGCGTTGGGAGAGTAGCATTGCGTTAAAGGAACAGTAACAGCCTCGTTCGTGGTTACGGCGAATTGCGCAATAAACAAAGCCGCGCTCTTGCAACGATGACCGTGACTGAGCTCTGGAGCGCGCGCCAGAGGGCGCCTCTAGGGATCCCTCAACCAGAGTAAGGCTACCATCAATTCCATCAGAGAGGGCGTGCGTGCATCTCTGAAGGCGTATGACATCTCGCTGCTGCTCGCTGCGCCGATTCTGCGTCACTAAAGCTTCGGATAGGATGGATAGGCAAACGAGCCCGGACGAGTCTTGTTGACAAGGAATCGTGCCGGGCCTTCACGGTCACGCCGTTCTGGTGACTGATTTTTGAGGGcatttatgggggggggggggggggggtgaatgaAATTTCCGACGTACAACCGTTTCTCGAAAATACTTTTCAGAGTGGCTCCTCGCTTGACCCCGCTAGACCTGCATGTGACCCCACTTACGCGGAGGTGTGTACATACCAGCTCCAGTGGCATAGTGGCTAGAGTGACCGCTTTCCATGCCGAGTAGgtaggtgacacgggttcgaacccctgTACCGGCTGTGCTGAGGTTTTCTCTGTGTTTTCTGGCCGACTTTCCAGGCACACACAGTTcccctgaaatcggcccaggacgcatgctaagcCCCTTGTCCCCCACACCTTCCTGTTGTCGTCTGTTCACGTTcttacgccgctcatagccacagttgcgtcgcgTTGCTAACAATGAACTAAAAAAAAGGTAGGAGTGTGAAGCAGCCGCGTCGCAGCATGCGTAATAGGGTTGATGTACGAGAAACATTCATCGTTAACAACTGTAGTTCTTTTAATCTCTTAGTCATTTTAAATATTTTCGATTTCAAGATCTACAGAGCAAGCAGACAAAACTGGCTGTTTTCCTGCGCAACGCACAGAAACAAACCAGGAGCAATAAGCAAAACTAAGTACAAATTGCGCACAAAACAAAATACAGCAGGCATGTTGATTGGCGTACATGAAAACGTGGCACTAACGAAGAGAAATAGGCATAGCCAGCACTCAAAAATGGATGTAATACAATAAATAAGGCGAGTGAGTGTGCAATGACGTCAGGTGCATCGAGCGAGCGCTGCTGCGGGTGACACCTCCGATCACCGGGGCGACTCATCCGGCTTTCCATATGGTATGGAAgatgaactgaaaaaaaaaaaaaaaaaaagaagaagaagaaaagtggATATATACATAAATGCTTTGGCATGTAACCCTGTCGTACATACAGGTTGGTCTCACGACAACAAGCCTCGTCACGTAAATAAATTTGTAGAAAATGAGACACAACAATTAACAGTGAGGCATGCAGGAAGTAGGAGTACCTAGGCAGGTCTAAGGGCTGGGGTTTCCGGATACCCGGTCGTTTCCCTCAGTTTCTGTCGTCATGTACTTCAATTAATGCGTCAATGCATGTAGCATTCAGTCCTATAGAGTGGGCCCCACTCCCACTCAGAAAAATCATGGATCCGCTTCTGCTAAGGTGTTTCCGCGCAGAAAATTCATCTAGAGATAGGCGCGTTAACGTAGGGTGTCTAAGCAAGAATGCCGCCCGTGTTCTTATTGTTCTTATGGAGCGCGTTCTGTGTTCGGCGTGCAGGTCAACATTTGCAGACAGACATTTGCTAGGTAATTGTGAGTATGTACATAAGAAGAAGACAAACGTACCATAAAACATTCTCTTAGTACATGCGATGATTTCCTGAAGTTTGGCACCTATACCACACACGGCAGTTGTGTGTAGCGCAGTGAGAACCCGTACTGGCTGTTGGCAGCGTTGTCGCTGGACGCATGATTACTTTTCACCTTCAAAGTGAACGGCTTGCTGTTGGCTGCAAGAAAAGTACGCACAGTCTTTGTGACATGTTACAGCAAATGAGAAAGGTCACACCAGAAATAAAACGCATAAGGGTATTCACAGCAGAACCAATTAACAGTTGAATGCATGGTAAGTCGGAAGTACGTAAATAGGAAGCGCCAATCGCCCATCGACAGAGAAATCATATGAAGTTGACCTGAAAAGTTCGACCATAGGGAACCACGTGGCTCCTTTCcaggcagcacaacatcttgacccAATAGTGGACCAATATTGGTTATGCCGGCCCAATATCGTTGTGCAGCTTGGGTTGTTTCTTTAGGAACGAGGCCCCACGACACCACGCTTTAATTACTCCCGCATCGGCAATACATTTCCCGTATCCTTCCATAAAGCAGGACGACGTGAATTTACTTACATATAATAACATTCTCGTCGCCAAGACTGGTGCCACAGAAACGGTCTTGACCAGGACCCAGTCCCAGCGGCGATCCTTGGTCTATTCCAACAAAGTCATCCATATTGCACTCAGTTCCATTTGCTCCGTGGTCGATGGGTTTGCCCCAGGAGTACGAGTTGTTCGTTTCCGTTTCCCACTTGATGGAACAGAAGTTCTCTTCCATACGTATGCATATAGAGTATCTTAGGTTACTCAGGTAACGGACACGATGATCCACCAGGGCACCGTAATTGAAGCTGCGTACGATGGCACTTGGACTTCGGTAATATAACAGACATCCAGCAGGAGCTAGAAGGCAAGAGATGTACAATGGTCAGTACATGTTCTTTAAAGGATGTTGTTGGCATTGAGGTGTCGAAGACGTCGTGCCAGTTGACTCGAGTTCTATCTTTCTGCCTTTTGCGTGGAAGACAACATGTGGGACGGGTTTTACAACAAGGGAAGTAGTTAGCCTCGGGGGAAAATAACACTGATGCACTGCGAGATCGACGCCTCCCAGACATCACTTACAGTGTAACACTTGTAGACTCGTTGCTAATatgaaacctggaaaacagtCTCACCTATATCCAGACTGTTGCATTGGACCATGCTGATTTTTATCCGCCATCGACGTGTCATTTTGTCCCCGTTACTGACCACGCTTAGCACTACAGGGTTACCAGAACTTCTTCCCATGTCCACGTATACTGAAATGCAAAACGAAAACACAGTGGTTATACGCTATATTTGCGAGACTTAATTTTACATGTCGAATTGGGTTTTATtggagcgagaaaaaaaaaaaaaagcaccgaAGCTGGGAACAAACTCGCTCGGCTCTGTCATGACAAGTCCTGAGTTAAGAAGACATCATTTAACAGTTGTGTCAGCTGTGCCTTCTTCCATCGTTTTCTTGTTAAAAAGTCGTGGAAACGTTATTGGTACAGACGATGTCCTTGTCGAGCCAAGTACCTACCAAGTAACACCGTTTCCCTCAGCTACAATATTACAGATTTGAGCGGGCGGAGTTTTGGCAGCGACTTAATAATCCTCGGTTGAATACAGTGCACTAGGGACAGGGCCTGCATGTTCTAGTAGATTGGCTGTAGGACGGTAGCTGTAGCTCGGTACATTTTCTTCACTATCGCCTACAAAACATTTTCTGTGACTAATAATAAACGAAAATTCCCGGTAAACTTACAGTGTAACCCAGCGTTCTCTCCGCAAAGGATAGGGAGGCGCTCCCCAACGGTGGTTCTGACCATGAAGGAATCAGTGATGCACTGCCCGTTCTCATCCGGCTGGGCCAGGCTGAACTCGAGGAAGTCCAAGCGGAGTTGGCAGACGTTGTTCTGCTTTTCGATCGTCACTTGACAAGTGTCTGTTCCATTCTCCCCATTGGGATAGTTCGGATTCACAAATTCTGTTTCGTTGTCA
It encodes the following:
- the LOC135399810 gene encoding uncharacterized protein LOC135399810 — protein: MGHFHGITVLAVLAALLGIALGQGIFGGGGGSGGLPPSRPGRPQSITGIINLLRYQNQPCEGRNNQNGTCVSEQDCLDRKGTEVNRCANGFGVCCYVSFTCGKSTSDNETEFVNPNYPNGENGTDTCQVTIEKQNNVCQLRLDFLEFSLAQPDENGQCITDSFMVRTTVGERLPILCGENAGLHLYVDMGRSSGNPVVLSVVSNGDKMTRRWRIKISMVQCNSLDIAPAGCLLYYRSPSAIVRSFNYGALVDHRVRYLSNLRYSICIRMEENFCSIKWETETNNSYSWGKPIDHGANGTECNMDDFVGIDQGSPLGLGPGQDRFCGTSLGDENVIISNSKPFTLKVKSNHASSDNAANSQYGFSLRYTQLPCVV